The genomic stretch GAGAAGCTGCTCATCGAGTGGAGCAAGGAGAACGAGCGGGCGGGCCGCAAGCCCGTGGACATCAAGTACTACCAGAACGACAGCGACACCTATCTCGCCCTCCAGTCCGGCCGTATCGACGTCTACCTCGGCCCCAACCCGACCGCCGCCTACCACGCGGCCACCACCGGCAAGACCGAGGTCGTCGGCACCTACTCCGGGGCCGGAGCCACCCTTCAGGGCCTCATCGCGGCCACCACCAAGAAGGACAGCGGCCTGGCCGAGCCGCTCGCCGACGCCCTGAACGAGATCGTCGACAACGGGACCTACGCGAAGGTGCTCAAGCGCTGGGGCCTGCCCGACGAGGCCGTGAGCAAGTCGGAGATCAACCCCCCGGGCCTGCCCAAGAACGCCTCCTGAACCCGCCCTTTTGAAAGGACTCCCATGGCCACCATTCTCTCCGTCTCCGGCAGCCCCTCCGCCACCTCCCGCACGGCACGACTGCTCCGCCACCTCGACGACCGCCTCAGGGCCCAGGGCCACCAGGTGATAGCGCTCGACGTCCGCACCCTGCCCGCCGAGGCGCTCCTCGGCGCCGACTTCCGGCACCCGGCGATCATCGAGACGACCGCCCTCTTCGAGCGCGCGGACGGAGTGGTGATCGGCACCCCCGTCTACAAGGCCGCCTACTCCGGGCTGCTGAAGGCGCTGCTGGACCTGCTCCCGCAGTACGCCCTCGCGGGCAAGACCGTCCTGCCGCTGGCCACCGGCGGCACCACCGCCCATGTCCTCGCCATCGACTACGCCCTGCGCCCCGTCCTCAGCTCCATGGGCCCCGCCCACATCACCCCGGGCTGGTTCACCCTGGACAAGGACATCACCGTCGCCGACGACGGCACCCTTTCCGTCGCCCCGGGCTCCGCCGAGGCCCTGGCCCAGGTCACCGACCAGTTCTCCCTCGCCCTCGGGGGCCGCCCCACCGTGCTCGCCGCCGCAGGCTGAAGACGGCTGGAGACGGCTGCACGCCCCACCGCACGACCCCGATCGGAGACCTCGTGTCCCTCACCTTCCACTGGTTCCTGCCCACCAACGGCGACAGCCGGCATGTCGTCGGCGGCGGACACGGCACCCCCGCCACCTCCTTCGGCCGGGACCGGCCACCGACCATCGCCTACCTGAGCCAGATCGCCCGCGCCGCGGAGGACCTGGGCTTCGTCGGCGCGCTCACCCCCACCGGCGCCTGGTGCGAGGACGCGTGGCTGACCACGGCGATGATCTCCCAGCAGACCGAGCGGCTGAAGTTCCTGGTCGCCTTCCGCCCCGGCTTCGTCTCGCCCACCCTGGCCGCGCAGATGGCGTCGACGTTCCAGCGGCAGAGCGGCGGACGACTGCTGCTGAACGTCGTCACCGGCGGCGAGGGCCAGGAGCAGCGGGGGTACGGCGACTTCCTCGACAAGGACGACCGGTACCGCCGTACCGGCGAATTCCTGGAGATCGTCCGGGAGTTGTGGGACGGCAAGACGGTGGATCTGCACGGCGAGCATCTGCGGGTGGAGAAAGCCCGGCTGACCCGGGTGCCCGACCCCGTCCCCGAGGTGTACTTCGGCGGCTCCTCGACCGTGGCCGGGGAGATCGCCGCGCGGCACGCCGACGTCTATCTCACCTGGGGTGAACCGCCCGCGCAGGTCGCCGAGAAGATCGCCTGGATCCGCGGACTGGCCGCCGGGCAGGGCCGTACCCTGCGCTTCGGCATCCGGCTGCATGTCATCACCCGGGACACCGCCGAGCAGGCATGGGCCGAGGCCCGGCGGCTCCTGGACGGCTTCGACCCGGAGACCGTGCGAGCCGTGCAGACGGGGCTGGCGCGCAGCGAGTCCGAGGGGCAGCGGCGGATGCTCGCCCTGCACGGCGGCAGCCGCGACGATCTGGAGATCGCCCCGAATCTGTGGGCCGGTATCGGCCTCGTGCGCGGGGGCGCGGGCACCGCTCTGGTGGGCAGCCACGACGACGTCGCCGAGCGGATCGTCGAGTACCACCGGCTGGGCATCGACGAGTTCGTGCTGTCCGGCTATCCGCACCTGGAGGAGGCGTACTGGTTCGGCGAGGGCGTGCTGCCCCGGCTGGGGGCGCGGGGGCTGTGGACCCACCCCGTCCGGCAGGAGACCGACGCGACGTCCCAGATCCCTTTCGGGGGGTGAGGACGCCCTCTTGACGTCGGCCGACGCCGGACGGACACTCCGAAGCGGGAATCCTAGTGAACAGGTAGGGAAACATGGGACGCCATGAGCCGGTCACCAACCGCGCCTCGTCGGCCTGCCCTCTTCTGACCTCCCGCCGTCACATCGATCTGCTGCGCGTATGCAGCGCCATCGGTCCCCTCGGGTAACCAGGCCACTTCCGCGCCCCATCACCGACCGGCGTCGCCCACCGGCACCGCCCGCGTCGGCGCGCAAACGGGCCCCCGCCGCCCATCCCTTGCCGCTTCCGCCCCGGGGAGAGTCATGTCCGTAACACCGCTGGCCGGCCACCCTTCCGCCCCCGACTTCCACGGCCGTATCGGCCACGACGCCCGCAGCGGCCACTACGCCGTGCCGCGCCGCTACCGGCTCCACCTGTCGACCGCCTGCCCGGACGGCCTCAGGATCGCCGTCACCCACAGCCTGCTGGGCCTGGACGACACCTGTCCGGCGGTCGTCCTGCCTGCCGTCCCCGACTGTCGTGACGGCGGCTATGCCGCACTGCGCCCGCTCTACGACGCCAGCGCCCACCGCTACACCGGCCCGGCCCGCGCCCCCGTCCTCAGCGACGCCTGGTCGGGCCGGATCGTGAGCACCCACGCCCCCGCCATCGCCCGCGACCTCGCCCGGCACTTCGGGTCGGGAGGTGTTCAACTCCGTCCGTGCGCAGCGGAGTCGGAGATCGACGCCGTCGAGCGGATGTGCGCCGCAGGCATCACGCAGGCGGCACAGCTCGCCGGATCGGCGGGCGGCGACGCGTCGGAACGGGCCGCCGCCGCCGACCGGCTGGCCCAGACCCTGGACGCCCTGGAGCGATGGCTCCTGGACCGGGAGTTCATGATCCGGGATCAGATCACCGCCGCGGACGTCGAGTTGTGGGTCACCCTCGTCGAACTCGACACCGCGCACCGCAACCACCTGGACGCGGCGCTGGTACGGCGCATCGCCGAGCACCCCGCCCTGTGGGCCTACGCCCGCCGCCTCGCCGCCCACCCGGCCTTCGGCACCCACCTCGACCTCGACGGCATCGCCCGCCGCCATCACGCCCACTGCCAGGGCCTCGAAGCCGCGGGAGCGGCCGTCCAGATCCTGGACTGGGCCTGCCACGCGCGCCGGTGACCTCGTACGCAACCCCTCAGGAAGGCAACCCCTTCGTGTCCTTCACGCCCCACGCACCACTGCACCTGGCCGTCGCCCTCGACGGCACCGGCTGGCACCCCGCCTCCTGGCGGGAACAGGCGGCCCGCCCCCGGGACCTGTTCACCGCCGCCTACTGGGCCGACCTGGTCGCCGAGGCCGAGCGCGGACTGCTCGACTTCGTCACCATCGAGGACGGCCTCGGCCCCCAGTCCACGCACTTCCTCCACCCCGACGAGCGCACCGACCAGGTCCGCGGCCGCCTCGACGCCGTCCTCATCGCCTCCCGGGTCGCCCCGCTGACCCGCCGCATCGGCCTGGTCCCGACCGTGATCGCCACCCACACCGAGCCCTTCCACCTCTCCAAGGCCATCGCCACCCTCGACTACGTCAGCACCGGCCGGGCGGGACTGCGCGTCCAGATCACCGCCCGCCCGAACGAGGCCGCGCACTTCGGCCGCCGCACCATCGAGCCCGTCGACTCCTACGACAGCCCCGTGGTGACCGGGCTGTTCGACGAGGCCGCCGACTATGTGGAGGTCGTACGCCGGCTCTGGGACAGCTGGGAGGACGACGCCGAGATCCGCGACGCCGCCACCGGCCGCTTCATCGACCGGAACAAGCTGCACTACATCGACTTCCAGGGCCGCCACTTCAGCGTCAAGGGCCCCTCCATCACCCCGCGCCCGCCCCAGGGCCAACCGGTCGTCACCGCCCTGGCCCACCAGACCGTGCCGTACCGCCTGGTCGCCCGGCAGGCGGACATCGGGTACGTCACCCCGCACGACGTCGACGAGGCACGGGCCGTCGTCGCGGAGATCCGCGCCGAGCAGGCCGAGGCCGGCCGCGCCGACCAGCCCCTGCACATCTTCGGTGAACTGGTGGTCTTCCTCGACGACGACCCCGCCGAGGCGGCGGCCCGACGGGACCGCCTCGACGCCCTGGCCGGTGAGCCGTACACCAGCGACGCCCGGATCTTCACCGGGACGCCCGTCCAACTCGCCGACCTCCTTGAGGAGTTGCGGCAAGGAGGGCTCACCGGCTTCCGGCTCAGGCCCGCCGTCCTCGGACACGACCTGCCGCGAATCACCCGGGGACTGGCCCCCGAACTCCAGCGCCGAGCCGCCTTCCGCCGCGCCTACGAGGCCGACACCCTGCGCGGCCTGCTGGGCCTGACGCGCCCCGCCAACCGCTACGCCGCCTGAGCCGGAGGGATCCCGATGTCCAAGCCGCTGAAGCAGATCCATCTGGCCGCGCATTTCCCCGGCGTCAACAACACCACCGTATGGAGCGACCCCAAGGCCGGAAGCCATATCGAGTTCTCCTCCTTCGCGCACTTCGCGCGCACCGCCGAACGGGCCAAGTTCGACTTCCTGTTCCTCGCCGAGGGCCTGCGGCTGCGCGAACAGAGCGGTGAAATATACGACTTGGACGTGGTCGGCCGCCCCGACACCTTCACCGTCCTCGCCGCCCTCGCCGCCGTCACCGACCACATCGGACTGACCGGCACCATCAACTCCACCTTCAACGAGCCCTACGAGGTGGCCCGCCAGTTCGCCAGCCTCGACCATCTCTCCGGCGGCCGCTCCGCCTGGAACGTGGTGACCTCCTGGGACGCCTTCACCGGCGAGAACTTCCGCCGCGGCGGCTTCCTGCCGCAGGAGCAGCGCTACTCCCGCGCCAAGGAGTTCCTCACCACGGCGTACGAACTCTTCGACTCCTGGGACGGCGAGGAGATCGTCGCCGACCAGGCCACCGGTGTCTTCCTGCGCGACGCCAAGGCCGGTTCCTTCGTCCACAGCGGCCAACACTTCGACATCCACGGCCGGTTCAACGTCCCGCGCTCCCCGCAGGGCCGCCCCGTCATCTTCCAGGCGGGCGACTCCGACGAGGGCCGCGAGTTCGCCGCGTCGAGCGCCGACGCGATCTTCAGCCGGTACGCCACCCGCATCGAGGGCCAGTCCTTCTACACCGACGTCAAGGACCGCCTCGCCCGCTACGGCCGCCGCCGAGACGAGCTGCTCATCCTGCCCGCCGCGAGCTTCGTGCTCGCCGACACCGACGCCGAGGCGGAGGAACTGGCCAAGGAGGTACGCCGCAAGCAGGTCAGCGGAGCCACCGCCCTCAAGCATCTGGAGTGGGTCTGGAACCGTGACCTGTCCGGCTACGACCCCGACGGTCCGCTGCCCGACGTCGACCCGCTGCCGGGGGAGCACACCGTCGCCCGCGGCCGGGCCCAAGTGCGCATGTACCGCGACCCGTTGGCCACCGCCCGGGAGTGGCGCGAGCTGGCGGCGGCCCACGGCTGGTCCATCCGGGACCTGGTCATCGAGACCGGGAACCGGCAGAACTTCATCGGCTCACCGCGGACCGTGGCCCGCGCCGTCAACGACCTCGTGCAGGCCGACGCCAGCGACGGCTTCATCCTCGTCCCGCACCTCACCCCCGGCGGCCTCGACGACTTCGCCGACCGCGTCGTCCCGCTCCTCCAGGAACAGGGCGTCTTCCGCACCGAGTACGAGGGCCCCACCCTGCGCGACCACCTGGGCCTCACCCACCCGGACCGGGCGCACACCGCACGGGCCGCCTCGTGACGCCCCCGAACCCGCCCGCCCACCTCTGAGGAGGCCACCAATTGTCAGCCATCCCCCTCGGCGTCCTGGACCTGGTGCCGATCCCGTCCGGCGCCACCCCCGCCGAGGCCCTGCGCAACTCCATCGACCTCGCCCGGCAGGCCGAACGCCTCGGATACACCCGCCACTGGTTCGCCGAACACCACCTCAACCCCGGAGTGGCGGGCACCTCCCCGGCGGTCGTCCTCGCCCTGACGGCCTCCGCCACCTCCACCATCCGGCTCGGCTCCGGCGCCGTACAGCTCGGCCATCGCACCGCCCTGTCCACGGTCGAGGAGTTCGGCCTCATCGACGCGCTCCACCCCGACCGCCTCGACCTGGGCCTCGGCCGCTCCGGCGGCCGCCCACCGGGACGGCCGACGGTGCCGCCGGAGAAGCGCCACTCGCCCAACGGCCTGCTGATACCGGCCCCGTTCAATCCCGAGCACCTGCTCGGCTCACCCCGGATCGCCCTCCAGCGCAAACTGCTGACGCTGCCGAACGCCGAGTCCCAGGACTACGCCGAGCAGATCGACGACCTGCTCGCCCTCCTCGGCGGCACCTACCGCTCCCCGGAGGGCATCGAGGCACACGCCGTACCGGGCGAGGGCGCCGAGGTCGAGGTGTGGATCCTCGGGAGCAGCGGTGGCCAGAGCGCCGAGGTGGCCGGCGCCCGGGGTCTGCGCTTCGCCGCGAACTACCACGTCAGCCCCGCCACCGTCCTGGAGGCCGTGGACGGCTACCGGTCCTTCTTCCGCCCGTCGGAGTTCCTCGACACCCCGTACGTCACCGTCTCCGCGGACGTCGTCGTCGCCGAGGACGACGCGACGGCCCGCGAACTGGCCGAGGGATACGGCCCATGGGTGCGCAGCATCCGCACCGCCGAGGGCGCCATCGAGTACCCGACCCTGAAGGAGGCCCGCGCCCACGAGTGGACCGACGCGGACCGGGCCCTCGTCCAGGACCGCGTCGACACCCAGTTCGTCGGCTCACCGGCCCGCGTCGCCGACCAGCTGGAACAACTCCAGGAGGCGACCGGCGCCGACGAACTGCTCATCACGACGATGACCCACGACCACACGGACCGGGTGCGGTCGTACGAACTGCTGGCCGGGGAGTGGGCACGGCGCTGACCACTCCCCGGCCGGCCGTCAGCCCGCCGAGCCGGTCACCGGGTAGTGGTCCGACAGATTGGTGTACGTGTAATCGGTGCCCCAGCTCGACACCGTCCAGGGCGCGCTCTGCTCCTTGATCACGTCGTTCTTCCACACGGCCGGACGGGCGTGGCCCGCGCGGTGCAGGACGTAGTCGAGGTCCTCGCGCGGGTCGTTCGGGTAACGGTCGCGGGCTATGGAGTTGTCCTGCGTGTCGAAGGAGTAGGTGTGCCCGGTGCGCGCGTCGGCGCCGACGAGGCCCGCGTCGGCGAGCATCGTGCCGTACTCCGCGGTGTGCGAGTCGACGTTCATGTCACCGGCGACCAGGACCTGCTCGTTCGCCGGGATGTTCTTGGCGTCCAGGAAGGCGTCGATCGCCTTGAACTGGCGGCTGCGCATCGCGGCGGCCTC from Streptomyces davaonensis JCM 4913 encodes the following:
- a CDS encoding LLM class flavin-dependent oxidoreductase; translated protein: MSFTPHAPLHLAVALDGTGWHPASWREQAARPRDLFTAAYWADLVAEAERGLLDFVTIEDGLGPQSTHFLHPDERTDQVRGRLDAVLIASRVAPLTRRIGLVPTVIATHTEPFHLSKAIATLDYVSTGRAGLRVQITARPNEAAHFGRRTIEPVDSYDSPVVTGLFDEAADYVEVVRRLWDSWEDDAEIRDAATGRFIDRNKLHYIDFQGRHFSVKGPSITPRPPQGQPVVTALAHQTVPYRLVARQADIGYVTPHDVDEARAVVAEIRAEQAEAGRADQPLHIFGELVVFLDDDPAEAAARRDRLDALAGEPYTSDARIFTGTPVQLADLLEELRQGGLTGFRLRPAVLGHDLPRITRGLAPELQRRAAFRRAYEADTLRGLLGLTRPANRYAA
- a CDS encoding LLM class flavin-dependent oxidoreductase, yielding MSLTFHWFLPTNGDSRHVVGGGHGTPATSFGRDRPPTIAYLSQIARAAEDLGFVGALTPTGAWCEDAWLTTAMISQQTERLKFLVAFRPGFVSPTLAAQMASTFQRQSGGRLLLNVVTGGEGQEQRGYGDFLDKDDRYRRTGEFLEIVRELWDGKTVDLHGEHLRVEKARLTRVPDPVPEVYFGGSSTVAGEIAARHADVYLTWGEPPAQVAEKIAWIRGLAAGQGRTLRFGIRLHVITRDTAEQAWAEARRLLDGFDPETVRAVQTGLARSESEGQRRMLALHGGSRDDLEIAPNLWAGIGLVRGGAGTALVGSHDDVAERIVEYHRLGIDEFVLSGYPHLEEAYWFGEGVLPRLGARGLWTHPVRQETDATSQIPFGG
- a CDS encoding glutathione S-transferase C-terminal domain-containing protein; protein product: MSVTPLAGHPSAPDFHGRIGHDARSGHYAVPRRYRLHLSTACPDGLRIAVTHSLLGLDDTCPAVVLPAVPDCRDGGYAALRPLYDASAHRYTGPARAPVLSDAWSGRIVSTHAPAIARDLARHFGSGGVQLRPCAAESEIDAVERMCAAGITQAAQLAGSAGGDASERAAAADRLAQTLDALERWLLDREFMIRDQITAADVELWVTLVELDTAHRNHLDAALVRRIAEHPALWAYARRLAAHPAFGTHLDLDGIARRHHAHCQGLEAAGAAVQILDWACHARR
- a CDS encoding LLM class flavin-dependent oxidoreductase, which encodes MSAIPLGVLDLVPIPSGATPAEALRNSIDLARQAERLGYTRHWFAEHHLNPGVAGTSPAVVLALTASATSTIRLGSGAVQLGHRTALSTVEEFGLIDALHPDRLDLGLGRSGGRPPGRPTVPPEKRHSPNGLLIPAPFNPEHLLGSPRIALQRKLLTLPNAESQDYAEQIDDLLALLGGTYRSPEGIEAHAVPGEGAEVEVWILGSSGGQSAEVAGARGLRFAANYHVSPATVLEAVDGYRSFFRPSEFLDTPYVTVSADVVVAEDDATARELAEGYGPWVRSIRTAEGAIEYPTLKEARAHEWTDADRALVQDRVDTQFVGSPARVADQLEQLQEATGADELLITTMTHDHTDRVRSYELLAGEWARR
- the ssuE gene encoding NADPH-dependent FMN reductase — encoded protein: MATILSVSGSPSATSRTARLLRHLDDRLRAQGHQVIALDVRTLPAEALLGADFRHPAIIETTALFERADGVVIGTPVYKAAYSGLLKALLDLLPQYALAGKTVLPLATGGTTAHVLAIDYALRPVLSSMGPAHITPGWFTLDKDITVADDGTLSVAPGSAEALAQVTDQFSLALGGRPTVLAAAG
- a CDS encoding NtaA/DmoA family FMN-dependent monooxygenase (This protein belongs to a clade of FMN-dependent monooxygenases, within a broader family of flavin-dependent oxidoreductases, the luciferase-like monooxygenase (LMM) family, some of whose members use coenzyme F420 rather than FMN.) → MSKPLKQIHLAAHFPGVNNTTVWSDPKAGSHIEFSSFAHFARTAERAKFDFLFLAEGLRLREQSGEIYDLDVVGRPDTFTVLAALAAVTDHIGLTGTINSTFNEPYEVARQFASLDHLSGGRSAWNVVTSWDAFTGENFRRGGFLPQEQRYSRAKEFLTTAYELFDSWDGEEIVADQATGVFLRDAKAGSFVHSGQHFDIHGRFNVPRSPQGRPVIFQAGDSDEGREFAASSADAIFSRYATRIEGQSFYTDVKDRLARYGRRRDELLILPAASFVLADTDAEAEELAKEVRRKQVSGATALKHLEWVWNRDLSGYDPDGPLPDVDPLPGEHTVARGRAQVRMYRDPLATAREWRELAAAHGWSIRDLVIETGNRQNFIGSPRTVARAVNDLVQADASDGFILVPHLTPGGLDDFADRVVPLLQEQGVFRTEYEGPTLRDHLGLTHPDRAHTARAAS
- a CDS encoding putative leader peptide, with the protein product MGRHEPVTNRASSACPLLTSRRHIDLLRVCSAIGPLG